One genomic region from Vitis riparia cultivar Riparia Gloire de Montpellier isolate 1030 chromosome 17, EGFV_Vit.rip_1.0, whole genome shotgun sequence encodes:
- the LOC117904268 gene encoding uncharacterized protein LOC117904268, whose product MEGEEFLYLYTYHRILVINMKKLLSGGFQTASPDMTRLPVDEVIDFDEEKLPCGMGFFVDGSKLYMVGGEWAEEDPIWKPFLRLDKSKGDKGISSSLYVADLSGPTVNFTHVHEFEAAKLMPRLIKIEGRIYVMSSSYSYYAKFRTCASPSFESYCPGRYYEPNTMLQTPPFHGFNERIVTGFARVGNYLCFEAGSQCHYYNVTNGTWRLIPHHRSRLLSIIHRHGLGRNLCHGQFVSGCEDVLVSAYCRKMEEYDFDPPHHMEAFLFPPPESGEDAPVLFQKFEEVECDLSKIAKCHWRIGDGLVLNLGKEKMCAIFPGHCNPNHNFLVYIFIFQVSKLPSNEQQHPTKQAKRAKGPKICLEPTPKDFISVTCLHKGCYNLDEFGYDYPRPTGAFCMRENSEVGGKVVSFQGFV is encoded by the exons ATGGAAGGAGAAGAATTTCTGTACTTGTATACTTACCACCGCATCCTAGTGATTAACATGAAGAAGTTGCTGAGCGGTGGATTTCAAACAGCTTCTCCCGATATGACTCGATTACCGGTGGATGAAGTGATTGATTTTGACGAGGAAAAATTGCCATGCGGGATGGGTTTCTTTGTAGATGGATCAAAACTGTATATGGTGGGAGGGGAATGGGCTGAGGAAGATCCGATTTGGAAACCCTTTTTGAGGCTGGACAAGTCAAAGGGCGACAAGGGGATTTCATCGAGCTTGTATGTGGCCGATCTCTCTGGTCCTACCGTGAACTTCACCCACGTTCACGAGTTTGAAGCGGCGAAGCTTATGCCCAGGTTGATAAAGATTGAGGGGCGGATATATGTCATGTCCAGCAGTTATTCTTATTACGCGAAGTTTAGAACATGTGCGTCCCCAAGTTTCGAGAGCTATTGCCCTGGCCGTTATTATGAACCAAATACGATGCTTCAGACTCCTCCCTTCCACGGATTTAATGAACGCATTGTAACGGGCTTTGCACGTGTAGGGAATTATCTGTGTTTCGAGGCTGGTAGTCAATGCCACTATTACAATGTCACTAATGGGACATGGCGGCTTATACCCCACCACAGGTCCAGGTTGTTGTCAATTATACATAGACATGGTCTGGGACGGAATCTTTGTCACGGACAGTTTGTGTCGGGATGCGAGGATGTTCTAGTCTCTGCTTATTGCCGCAAGATGGAGGAATACGATTTTGATCCTCCCCACCATATGGAGGCATTCCTTTTTCCTCCTCCTGAGTCTGGTGAGGATGCACCTGTCCTGTTTCAGAAATTCGAGGAGGTGGAATGTGATCTTTCCAAAATTGCTAAATGTCATTGGAGGATTGGAGATGGATTAGTTCTCAAcctgggcaaagagaagatgtgCGCCATCTTCCCCGGTCACTGCAACCCTAACCACAACTTCCTTGTTTAcatattcatttttcaagttTCCAAACTGCCGTCCAATGAACAACAACATCCTACCAAGCAAGCCAAGCGAGCCAAGGGCCCCAAAATATGTCTTGAGCCAACACCGAAGGATTTCATATCTGTCACTTGTCTGCACAAGGGTTGTTACAACTTGGATGAGTTTGGCTATGATTACCCACGCCCAACCGGTGCCTTCTGTAT GCGCGAAAATTCTGAGGTGGGTGGTAAAGTTGTCTCCTTTCAGGGCTTTGTTTAG
- the LOC117904267 gene encoding uncharacterized protein LOC117904267 isoform X2, translating into MEGEEFLYLYTYHRILVINMKKLLSGGFQTAPPDMTRLPVDEVIDFDEEKLPCGMGFFVDGSKLYMVGGEWAEEDPIWKPFLRLDESKGDKGISSSLYVADLSGPTVNFTHVHEFEAAKLMPRLIKIEGRIYVMSSNYSYYANVRTYASPSFESYCPGRYYEPNTMLQTPPFHEFPECSVMGCARVGNYLCFEAGRECHYYNVTNGTWRFMPHHRSKLLSIIHRHGLGRNLCHGQFVSGCEDVLVSAYCRNMEAFDFHPPHHMEAFLFPPPESGEDAPVLCQKFKEVDDDLSKIAKSQWTIRDGLVLNLGKEKMCAIFPGQCHPNHRFLVYIFIFQVSKLPSNEQHPTKRAKRAKRTKGPKICLEPTPKDFISITCLHKGCYNLDEFGYDFPRLTGAFCMRKNSEVGGKVVSFQAFV; encoded by the exons ATGGAAGGAGAAGAATTTCTATACTTGTATACTTACCACCGCATCCTAGTGATTAACATGAAGAAGTTGCTGAGCGGTGGATTTCAAACAGCTCCTCCCGATATGACTCGATTACCGGTGGATGAAGTGATTGATTTTGACGAGGAAAAATTGCCATGCGGGATGGGTTTCTTTGTAGATGGATCAAAACTGTATATGGTGGGAGGGGAATGGGCTGAGGAAGATCCGATTTGGAAACCCTTTTTGAGGCTGGACGAGTCAAAGGGCGACAAGGGGATTTCATCGAGCTTGTATGTGGCCGATCTCTCTGGTCCTACCGTGAACTTCACCCACGTTCACGAGTTTGAAGCGGCGAAGCTTATGCCCAGGTTGATAAAGATTGAGGGGCGGATATATGTCATGTCCAGCAATTATTCTTATTACGCGAACGTAAGAACATATGCGTCCCCAAGTTTCGAGAGCTATTGCCCTGGCCGTTATTATGAACCAAATACGATGCTTCAGACTCCTCCCTTCCACGAATTTCCTGAATGCAGTGTAATGGGCTGTGCACGTGTAGGGAATTATCTGTGTTTCGAGGCTGGTCGTGAATGCCACTATTACAATGTCACTAATGGGACATGGCGGTTTATGCCCCACCACAGGTCCAAGTTGTTGTCAATTATACATAGACATGGTCTGGGACGGAATCTTTGTCACGGACAGTTTGTGTCGGGATGCGAGGATGTTCTAGTCTCTGCTTATTGCCGCAATATGGAGGCATTCGATTTTCATCCTCCCCACCATATGGAGGCATTCCTTTTTCCTCCTCCTGAGTCTGGTGAGGATGCACCTGTCTTGTGTCAGAAATTCAAGGAGGTGGATGACGATCTTTCCAAAATTGCTAAATCTCAATGGACGATTAGAGATGGATTAGTTCTCAAcctgggcaaagagaagatgtgCGCCATCTTCCCCGGTCAATGCCACCCTAACCACCGGTTCCTTGTTTAcatattcatttttcaagttTCCAAACTGCCGTCCAATGAACAACATCCTACCAAGCGAGCCAAGCGAGCCAAGCGAACCAAGGGCCCCAAAATATGTCTTGAGCCAACACCAAAGGATTTCATATCCATCACTTGTCTGCACAAGGGTTGTTACAACTTGGATGAGTTTGGCTATGATTTCCCACGCCTAACTGGTGCCTTCTGTAT GCGCAAAAATTCTGAGGTTGGTGGTAAAGTTGTCTCCTTTCAGGCCTTTGTTTAG
- the LOC117904267 gene encoding uncharacterized protein LOC117904267 isoform X1 has protein sequence MEGEEFLYLYTYHRILVINMKKLLSGGFQTAPPDMTRLPVDEVIDFDEEKLPCGMGFFVDGSKLYMVGGEWAEEDPIWKPFLRLDESKGDKGISSSLYVADLSGPTVNFTHVHEFEAAKLMPRLIKIEGRIYVMSSNYSYYANVRTYASPSFESYCPGRYYEPNTMLQTPPFHEFPECSVMGCARVGNYLCFEAGRECHYYNVTNGTWRFMPHHRSKLLSIIHRHGLGRNLCHGQFVSGCEDVLVSAYCRNMEAFDFHPPHHMEAFLFPPPESGEDAPVLCQKFKEVDDDLSKIAKSQWTIRDGLVLNLGKEKMCAIFPGQCHPNHRFLVYIFIFQVSKLPSNEQHPTKRAKRAKRTKGPKICLEPTPKDFISITCLHKGCYNLDEFGYDFPRLTGAFCMRENSEVGDKVVSFQAFV, from the exons ATGGAAGGAGAAGAATTTCTATACTTGTATACTTACCACCGCATCCTAGTGATTAACATGAAGAAGTTGCTGAGCGGTGGATTTCAAACAGCTCCTCCCGATATGACTCGATTACCGGTGGATGAAGTGATTGATTTTGACGAGGAAAAATTGCCATGCGGGATGGGTTTCTTTGTAGATGGATCAAAACTGTATATGGTGGGAGGGGAATGGGCTGAGGAAGATCCGATTTGGAAACCCTTTTTGAGGCTGGACGAGTCAAAGGGCGACAAGGGGATTTCATCGAGCTTGTATGTGGCCGATCTCTCTGGTCCTACCGTGAACTTCACCCACGTTCACGAGTTTGAAGCGGCGAAGCTTATGCCCAGGTTGATAAAGATTGAGGGGCGGATATATGTCATGTCCAGCAATTATTCTTATTACGCGAACGTAAGAACATATGCGTCCCCAAGTTTCGAGAGCTATTGCCCTGGCCGTTATTATGAACCAAATACGATGCTTCAGACTCCTCCCTTCCACGAATTTCCTGAATGCAGTGTAATGGGCTGTGCACGTGTAGGGAATTATCTGTGTTTCGAGGCTGGTCGTGAATGCCACTATTACAATGTCACTAATGGGACATGGCGGTTTATGCCCCACCACAGGTCCAAGTTGTTGTCAATTATACATAGACATGGTCTGGGACGGAATCTTTGTCACGGACAGTTTGTGTCGGGATGCGAGGATGTTCTAGTCTCTGCTTATTGCCGCAATATGGAGGCATTCGATTTTCATCCTCCCCACCATATGGAGGCATTCCTTTTTCCTCCTCCTGAGTCTGGTGAGGATGCACCTGTCTTGTGTCAGAAATTCAAGGAGGTGGATGACGATCTTTCCAAAATTGCTAAATCTCAATGGACGATTAGAGATGGATTAGTTCTCAAcctgggcaaagagaagatgtgCGCCATCTTCCCCGGTCAATGCCACCCTAACCACCGGTTCCTTGTTTAcatattcatttttcaagttTCCAAACTGCCGTCCAATGAACAACATCCTACCAAGCGAGCCAAGCGAGCCAAGCGAACCAAGGGCCCCAAA ATATGTCTTGAGCCAACACCAAAGGATTTCATATCCATCACTTGTCTGCACAAGGGTTGTTACAACTTGGATGAGTTTGGCTATGATTTCCCACGCCTAACTGGTGCCTTCTGTAT GCGCGAAAATTCTGAGGTTGGTGATAAAGTTGTCTCCTTTCAGGCCTTTGTTTAG